From the genome of Ilyobacter polytropus DSM 2926, one region includes:
- the kduD gene encoding 2-dehydro-3-deoxy-D-gluconate 5-dehydrogenase KduD: protein MNYLQDYFGLDGKVAMITGGNTGIGMAIATELAKAGADLFIYAYTDENKEELTKVITDMGRQIKFGNGNLMKEEDASTAADLCVEAYGKVDILVNNAGTIHRAPLLDGDNQGWKNVIDLNLNAIYYISKNAANHMVKQGGGKIINIASMLSFQGGKFVPSYTASKHGVAGLTKAFANELAGMNIQINAIAPGYIATANTAPIRADEKRNAEILERIPASRWGEPSDLGGAAVFLSAKASNYMNGHILCVDGGWLVR from the coding sequence ATGAATTACTTACAAGACTATTTTGGATTAGATGGAAAAGTCGCAATGATTACCGGAGGAAATACAGGAATTGGAATGGCTATAGCCACTGAACTTGCTAAGGCCGGGGCAGACCTTTTTATTTATGCCTATACAGATGAAAATAAAGAAGAGCTTACTAAAGTTATTACAGATATGGGAAGACAAATTAAATTTGGTAATGGAAATCTAATGAAGGAAGAGGACGCTTCAACTGCAGCAGACCTTTGTGTAGAAGCCTACGGGAAGGTAGATATATTGGTAAATAATGCTGGAACTATTCATAGAGCACCTCTTTTAGATGGAGACAACCAAGGGTGGAAAAATGTAATAGACCTCAATCTGAATGCAATATATTATATTTCCAAGAATGCAGCTAACCATATGGTTAAGCAAGGAGGTGGGAAGATAATAAACATTGCATCGATGCTTTCATTCCAAGGTGGGAAATTCGTACCCTCTTACACTGCGTCAAAGCACGGAGTAGCAGGTCTTACTAAGGCATTTGCTAATGAATTGGCCGGAATGAATATACAAATTAATGCAATTGCACCTGGTTATATAGCAACAGCTAACACTGCCCCTATAAGAGCTGATGAAAAGAGAAATGCTGAAATTTTGGAAAGAATTCCTGCCTCTAGATGGGGAGAGCCTTCAGATCTTGGTGGAGCAGCAGTATTTCTGTCAGCAAAGGCGTCTAACTATATGAATGGTCATATTCTTTGTGTGGACGGCGGATGGTTAGTAAGATAA
- a CDS encoding TRAP transporter small permease, which produces MNKIKLILDKLIQLFCISLMVLMTVLVSWQVFTRYIFNKPSAMTEQLSQYLFVWLVLYGAAYVFGQRDHMKIVFVKEKLPFKFEIMADIIQEILITIFTLGIMVYGGQLSTMKQMGQLDASLQIPIGVVYSAIPISGIFIIFYALCNIRELYFIKYKKSKLGEDKLWT; this is translated from the coding sequence ATGAATAAAATAAAATTGATTTTAGATAAACTGATACAACTCTTTTGTATCAGTTTAATGGTTCTAATGACTGTCTTAGTTAGCTGGCAAGTTTTCACAAGATATATTTTTAATAAACCCAGTGCTATGACAGAGCAATTATCTCAATATCTCTTTGTTTGGCTGGTTTTATACGGAGCTGCCTATGTCTTCGGACAAAGAGATCACATGAAAATTGTATTTGTCAAAGAAAAACTGCCTTTCAAATTTGAAATAATGGCAGACATTATCCAGGAAATATTAATAACTATTTTTACTTTAGGCATAATGGTTTATGGTGGACAGCTTTCCACCATGAAACAGATGGGGCAGTTAGATGCATCACTACAAATTCCAATAGGAGTAGTATATTCTGCAATTCCTATCAGTGGAATATTTATAATATTTTATGCTCTTTGTAATATAAGAGAACTATATTTCATTAAATATAAAAAGTCAAAGTTAGGAGAAGATAAATTATGGACTTAG
- a CDS encoding TRAP transporter large permease: protein MDLAVQTGMIMFTSLPILLLIGVPISISIGFSSALSMLMVLPLDGAMVTSAQRLFIGTNSFSLLAIPFFILAGNIMNRGGIAIRLINCSKLIGRRLPGSLAQSNIVANMLFGAISGSGVAAAAAVGGTIAPLQEAEGYKPEFSSAVNIASAPTGMLIPPSNTLIVYSTVAGSVSISALFIAGYIPGILWGLGVMVIAAIMAKKENYISTEKTTLAQNIRTILDAIPSLLLIVIVIGGILKGVFTATEGSAIAVVYCLMLSLIYKEIKLKDLPKILMCSAEMTSIVIFMIGVSSMMSWVMAFTNIPQKISILLLGITDNRIIILLIMNLLMLIIGTFMDPTPAVLIFTPIFLPIAENFGMNPIQFGIMIVFNLCIGTITPPVGPILFTGCKVGGISIERVFKRLLPFYVVTTLILLLVTFFPALSIALPKMFGLIK, encoded by the coding sequence ATGGACTTAGCAGTTCAAACAGGAATGATTATGTTTACTTCATTACCAATACTCTTATTAATTGGTGTGCCTATCAGTATAAGTATCGGTTTTTCCTCAGCACTTTCAATGCTAATGGTTCTACCTCTTGACGGGGCGATGGTTACGTCAGCACAAAGGCTCTTTATAGGAACCAACTCTTTTTCACTTTTGGCAATTCCTTTTTTCATCCTTGCAGGAAACATCATGAACAGAGGTGGAATAGCAATTCGTCTGATAAATTGCTCTAAGCTGATAGGAAGAAGGCTCCCTGGTTCTTTGGCACAATCCAATATAGTTGCAAATATGCTTTTTGGAGCAATCAGCGGTTCTGGCGTTGCGGCAGCGGCAGCGGTAGGAGGGACTATTGCACCCCTTCAAGAAGCAGAAGGGTATAAACCAGAGTTCAGTTCTGCAGTAAATATTGCTTCAGCTCCTACTGGAATGCTTATTCCTCCGAGTAATACACTTATTGTTTATTCAACAGTTGCAGGTAGCGTATCTATATCAGCTCTGTTCATAGCTGGATATATTCCAGGAATATTATGGGGACTTGGGGTAATGGTAATCGCAGCTATTATGGCAAAAAAAGAAAATTATATATCCACAGAAAAAACAACTTTAGCACAAAATATTAGAACTATTTTAGATGCTATTCCTAGTTTACTTCTAATTGTAATTGTTATAGGTGGGATACTAAAAGGTGTATTTACAGCTACAGAAGGATCAGCCATTGCGGTAGTTTATTGCTTAATGCTCTCTTTGATTTACAAAGAGATAAAATTAAAAGATCTGCCAAAAATATTAATGTGTTCAGCAGAGATGACATCAATTGTAATATTTATGATCGGAGTTTCTTCCATGATGTCATGGGTGATGGCTTTTACAAATATTCCTCAAAAGATATCTATATTATTATTAGGAATAACAGATAACCGTATAATCATATTGTTGATCATGAATTTACTTATGCTTATAATAGGAACTTTTATGGACCCGACTCCTGCAGTTCTAATATTTACACCAATTTTTCTTCCTATTGCAGAAAACTTTGGGATGAATCCCATTCAATTTGGAATCATGATTGTATTTAACCTTTGTATAGGTACTATCACTCCACCGGTAGGTCCGATTCTGTTTACTGGTTGTAAGGTAGGAGGAATAAGTATAGAACGGGTATTTAAAAGATTGCTTCCATTTTATGTAGTTACAACACTAATATTATTGCTGGTGACTTTCTTCCCAGCTTTATCTATCGCATTACCTAAGATGTTTGGACTAATAAAATAA
- the kduI gene encoding 5-dehydro-4-deoxy-D-glucuronate isomerase, translated as MEIRYASSNKDAKKYDTERLREEFLIQGLFKSDDLKLVYSHYDRIIAGSACPVKSELKLEAGKEIGAEYFLERRELGIINIGGAGTVILDGEVHELGSRDGLYVGMGVKEVSFRSIDSKNPAKFYLNSGPAHRSYPTVKIDINKANSVKLGEAKSLNVRTIYQYVHPAVCESCQLVMGMTMLEEGSVWNTMPAHTHDRRMEVYVYFDMEEETRVFHMMGEPTETRHIIMKNEEAALSPSWSIHSGVGTGRYTFIWGMVGENQTFTDMDHVDMDNLR; from the coding sequence ATGGAAATAAGATACGCTTCAAGTAATAAAGATGCTAAAAAATACGATACAGAAAGGTTGAGAGAGGAATTTTTAATTCAAGGGTTATTCAAATCAGATGATCTTAAATTGGTATACTCTCATTATGATAGAATTATTGCAGGATCAGCTTGTCCTGTTAAAAGTGAATTAAAACTAGAAGCAGGAAAAGAAATTGGAGCTGAATATTTCCTAGAGAGAAGAGAACTCGGGATCATCAATATAGGAGGAGCAGGAACTGTAATTCTCGATGGTGAAGTTCATGAGCTTGGTTCAAGGGATGGTTTATATGTCGGAATGGGTGTAAAAGAAGTCTCTTTTAGATCAATAGATTCTAAAAATCCGGCAAAGTTTTATCTGAACTCAGGTCCGGCTCACAGATCTTATCCTACTGTAAAGATTGATATCAATAAAGCGAATTCTGTAAAGCTGGGAGAGGCAAAATCTCTAAATGTGAGAACAATTTATCAATATGTTCATCCTGCTGTTTGTGAGTCTTGCCAGCTAGTAATGGGGATGACTATGCTTGAGGAAGGATCTGTATGGAACACAATGCCAGCACATACACATGACAGAAGAATGGAAGTTTACGTATATTTTGATATGGAAGAGGAGACAAGAGTTTTTCATATGATGGGAGAACCTACAGAAACAAGACATATAATAATGAAAAATGAAGAGGCTGCACTTTCTCCATCCTGGTCTATTCACTCGGGTGTAGGTACGGGAAGGTATACATTTATCTGGGGAATGGTTGGAGAGAATCAGACATTTACAGATATGGATCATGTTGATATGGACAATCTCAGATAA